One genomic window of Marinobacter adhaerens HP15 includes the following:
- a CDS encoding amidohydrolase family protein, whose protein sequence is MKLEDLILVSVDDHAIEPPNAFKHHMPEKFKGREPHVEKRGDRDVWVFEEEATGYMGLNSVVGRPKEEYGMEPLGYDQMRRGTWDVKARVDDMNANGVVGSLCFPTFPGFAGQRFQNHPNREIALAAIQAYNDWHLYDWCNAAPGRFIPLMLVPFWDMKAAVAEVKRLAKQGVHALSFSDNPARLGYPSIHDEYWDPLWKACEDNNVVICCHIGSGGKAEHASDLSPIDAWITTMPISIANAAADWIWAPMWKKYPNLRMALSEGSIGWVPYLLERADFTHRHHHAWTNADFGGKMPSDIFFKHFITCFIEDKFGLQNLDFMNEDMVTWESDYPHSDCTWPHSPETTWDHLKGLTDEQINKVTHLNAMREFSYDPFSVLGRENCTVGALRAQATHVSTEPALGLGGAEVTRKDGKPVTSGDITSMFEKADAKTAI, encoded by the coding sequence ATGAAACTTGAAGATCTGATTCTCGTTAGTGTGGACGACCATGCGATCGAGCCACCCAATGCCTTCAAACACCACATGCCCGAGAAGTTCAAAGGACGCGAGCCGCATGTTGAGAAGCGTGGAGATCGAGACGTTTGGGTGTTCGAGGAAGAAGCGACGGGCTATATGGGGCTCAATTCAGTTGTGGGCCGCCCGAAGGAAGAGTACGGCATGGAGCCGCTTGGTTACGATCAGATGCGTCGCGGTACCTGGGATGTTAAAGCCCGAGTCGATGATATGAACGCGAATGGTGTCGTTGGATCTCTTTGCTTCCCGACCTTTCCGGGATTTGCCGGCCAACGTTTTCAGAATCATCCAAATCGCGAAATCGCGTTGGCTGCTATCCAAGCATACAACGACTGGCATCTGTATGACTGGTGCAATGCGGCCCCGGGGCGTTTTATTCCCCTGATGCTGGTTCCATTTTGGGATATGAAGGCTGCAGTAGCAGAAGTGAAAAGGCTTGCCAAGCAGGGTGTGCATGCGTTGTCGTTTTCTGACAATCCCGCTCGCCTTGGTTATCCGTCGATTCACGATGAATATTGGGACCCGCTTTGGAAAGCCTGTGAGGACAACAATGTCGTAATTTGTTGTCACATTGGTTCTGGCGGGAAAGCCGAGCATGCGTCCGACCTTTCTCCCATTGATGCGTGGATTACTACGATGCCGATTTCCATTGCCAACGCTGCAGCGGATTGGATTTGGGCGCCCATGTGGAAGAAGTACCCGAATCTTCGGATGGCTTTGTCAGAGGGAAGTATTGGTTGGGTGCCTTATCTCCTGGAGCGTGCTGATTTCACGCATCGCCATCACCATGCCTGGACCAATGCGGATTTCGGCGGAAAAATGCCAAGTGATATTTTCTTCAAGCATTTCATTACTTGCTTCATTGAGGACAAGTTCGGACTCCAGAATCTCGATTTCATGAACGAGGACATGGTGACTTGGGAAAGTGATTACCCTCACTCGGATTGCACATGGCCTCATTCCCCTGAAACAACTTGGGACCACCTTAAAGGTCTGACAGATGAGCAGATCAATAAGGTTACGCACCTGAACGCCATGCGTGAGTTCTCTTATGATCCGTTCTCGGTTCTTGGTCGCGAGAATTGCACGGTGGGAGCTCTGCGAGCTCAGGCCACTCATGTGAGCACTGAGCCTGCGCTTGGGCTCGGAGGGGCTGAGGTAACCAGAAAAGATGGCAAGCCTGTCACCTCTGGTGACATCACCTCAATGTTCGAAAAGGCGGATGCCAAGACCGCTATCTAA
- a CDS encoding acyl-CoA dehydrogenase family protein, whose product MSISQFRQSSIPQEAELLRSEVQSFLKSELTDYPLSDRAHSWMGFDAEFSRKLGAKGWLGMSLPIQYGGAEASPFARYVVIEELLAAGAPVSAHWIADRQSGPLIQRFGTAEQKEKFLPSICKGESFFCIGMSEPDSGSDLASIKTNAKRTDNGWVLNGQKVWTTNAHLSHYMIALVRTGDREETGRHGGMSQFIIDLSLPGVTVRAIPDLTGGEHFNEVFFDNVALEKDALIGEEGAGWQQVTAELAFERSGPERFLSSIALVYAALDVIGTNPDALQSRDIGRITARLLTLRDMSLSVTQQLSDGENPAWAASCVKDLGNAFEQEIPEILQLLIEQQPQIDGGSEYSRVLAYLTQMAPSFSLRGGTREILRGIIARGLGLR is encoded by the coding sequence ATGAGTATTTCCCAATTTCGCCAGAGTTCTATTCCCCAAGAGGCCGAGCTGCTCCGGTCAGAAGTTCAATCCTTTTTAAAGAGCGAGCTTACTGACTACCCGCTGTCAGACAGGGCCCATTCCTGGATGGGATTTGATGCGGAGTTTAGCCGCAAGTTGGGTGCTAAAGGCTGGTTGGGTATGTCTTTGCCCATTCAGTATGGCGGGGCGGAAGCTTCACCATTCGCACGGTATGTCGTTATTGAAGAGCTTTTGGCCGCAGGTGCTCCTGTGTCGGCTCACTGGATCGCGGATAGACAAAGCGGGCCCTTAATTCAGCGCTTCGGCACGGCAGAACAGAAAGAAAAATTCCTGCCCTCGATCTGTAAGGGGGAAAGTTTCTTCTGTATTGGAATGAGCGAGCCAGATTCGGGCTCGGATTTGGCTTCCATCAAGACCAATGCAAAAAGAACCGACAATGGGTGGGTGTTGAATGGACAGAAGGTCTGGACGACCAATGCACATTTATCACACTACATGATAGCGCTGGTCAGAACTGGTGATCGAGAGGAAACAGGGCGTCATGGCGGAATGTCCCAATTCATTATCGACCTAAGTCTTCCAGGGGTAACTGTGCGCGCTATCCCCGATTTGACCGGAGGTGAACATTTCAATGAGGTGTTCTTCGACAACGTAGCGTTAGAAAAGGACGCTCTAATCGGTGAGGAGGGTGCGGGATGGCAGCAAGTGACTGCTGAGCTCGCCTTCGAGCGAAGTGGTCCGGAGCGCTTCCTCAGTAGTATTGCGCTGGTTTACGCCGCCCTTGATGTAATCGGAACCAATCCTGATGCGCTGCAATCGCGGGATATCGGAAGAATTACTGCTCGGCTTTTAACGCTTCGAGACATGTCTCTATCTGTGACTCAACAGCTAAGTGACGGAGAGAATCCGGCTTGGGCCGCCTCGTGCGTCAAAGACCTCGGTAATGCCTTCGAGCAAGAGATTCCCGAGATACTTCAGCTTTTAATTGAACAGCAGCCGCAGATAGATGGTGGCTCAGAGTATTCAAGGGTGCTTGCGTACTTGACGCAAATGGCACCGTCTTTCTCATTGCGCGGGGGAACCCGTGAAATTCTTCGCGGAATCATCGCACGTGGTTTGGGGCTTCGATAA
- a CDS encoding acyl-CoA dehydrogenase family protein: protein MRELFESTIERLLGDLSTTECIRSAESGGWAGGVWEALEENGFTLASVSEDNGGVGAGWGDLFVVARAAGRHMAPVPLVEMLLANWLLELAGLEAKGGVLTVAPEGMLERTGNLISGDLRQVPWGRHSHAVVALLSEGERSSVVLLQTADASAVTKSNNVAGEPRDTLTFTSVSPLAVGELPDGVGNSSLQLGGAMLRSAQMAGAMSKAMELSSNYAAERKQFGRPIAKFQAIQQQLAIMAEQTAAASVASESAFSASDSQLNAFRIAAAKIATSDGASEAARIAHSVHGAIGFTQEYELQLLTRRLWSWRGEFGSSTFWSKVLGEHICASGSRNFWAAITHSHLQELKLSR, encoded by the coding sequence ATGCGTGAGCTATTTGAATCTACTATTGAAAGGCTACTGGGCGATCTCTCAACAACTGAATGCATTCGGAGTGCAGAATCGGGCGGCTGGGCTGGTGGAGTCTGGGAGGCGCTTGAGGAGAACGGATTCACGTTGGCCAGCGTGTCTGAGGACAATGGCGGTGTCGGGGCTGGTTGGGGAGACCTTTTCGTGGTTGCTCGTGCGGCTGGAAGGCATATGGCGCCCGTTCCTTTGGTCGAAATGCTGCTCGCAAACTGGCTCTTGGAGTTGGCTGGACTGGAGGCCAAGGGCGGTGTTCTGACAGTTGCTCCAGAAGGAATGCTTGAGCGCACGGGAAATCTCATTTCGGGAGATTTGAGACAAGTGCCTTGGGGAAGGCATTCGCATGCGGTGGTCGCTCTGCTAAGTGAGGGTGAAAGGTCGAGCGTTGTTCTATTGCAAACGGCAGACGCGTCTGCAGTCACCAAAAGCAATAATGTCGCCGGTGAACCGAGAGATACGTTGACATTCACCTCTGTTTCGCCACTGGCAGTTGGTGAGCTTCCGGACGGGGTTGGCAATTCTTCATTGCAGCTCGGCGGCGCCATGTTGCGTTCTGCACAAATGGCCGGAGCGATGTCAAAGGCCATGGAGTTGTCATCAAATTATGCGGCGGAACGGAAGCAGTTTGGCCGACCTATCGCGAAGTTTCAGGCTATACAGCAGCAGCTAGCGATTATGGCTGAGCAGACTGCTGCAGCCAGTGTCGCATCGGAGTCTGCGTTTTCGGCTTCGGACTCTCAGCTGAATGCATTTCGGATAGCGGCCGCAAAGATTGCTACTTCTGATGGGGCGAGCGAAGCAGCTCGTATTGCGCATTCGGTTCATGGTGCGATCGGATTTACTCAGGAGTACGAACTGCAGTTGTTGACCCGACGTCTCTGGTCGTGGAGAGGCGAGTTCGGAAGCTCTACGTTCTGGAGCAAGGTATTGGGTGAACATATCTGCGCATCTGGGTCGAGGAATTTCTGGGCAGCGATCACGCATTCCCATCTTCAAGAATTAAAGCTTTCAAGGTAG
- a CDS encoding crotonase/enoyl-CoA hydratase family protein: MTKFLNVERLGNVAVVRMNSPETHNALTTESQINEIVDLCAEVKADKSIRAMVLTGTGKAFCAGGNIKDMQKRQGIFAGSPYDLRDVYRNGIQKIPLCLYELDIPVIAAVNGHAIGAGLDLACMCDIRIASNNAKFAESFVKLGIVPGDGGAWLLPRIVGIPKASLMAFTGETIGAEQALSWGLVEQVCAPDELDAEALGLAQRIAENPGHALRLCKRLLREGQHMRLDSLLELSAAYQSLAHHTQDHQEAVDSFVEKRKPNFLDK; the protein is encoded by the coding sequence ATGACAAAGTTTTTGAACGTCGAACGTCTCGGTAATGTCGCTGTGGTCCGGATGAACAGTCCTGAGACCCATAACGCTCTCACTACCGAAAGTCAGATAAACGAAATTGTTGATCTTTGCGCGGAGGTCAAGGCTGACAAAAGCATCAGGGCGATGGTTCTTACCGGCACGGGAAAAGCGTTTTGCGCTGGTGGAAACATCAAAGATATGCAGAAGAGGCAGGGTATTTTCGCTGGCTCGCCCTATGATCTGCGAGATGTGTACCGCAATGGAATCCAAAAAATTCCACTTTGTCTTTACGAACTCGACATTCCCGTAATTGCAGCCGTGAACGGCCATGCCATCGGCGCTGGGCTTGATTTGGCATGCATGTGTGACATTCGTATAGCGAGTAACAACGCCAAGTTTGCAGAGAGCTTTGTGAAGCTGGGTATTGTTCCTGGTGACGGAGGTGCGTGGCTGTTACCGCGGATTGTCGGTATACCCAAGGCCAGTCTGATGGCATTTACCGGTGAGACAATCGGTGCTGAACAAGCCTTGAGCTGGGGGCTAGTGGAGCAGGTTTGTGCTCCAGATGAGCTGGATGCCGAGGCCCTGGGGCTTGCACAGCGTATCGCCGAAAATCCTGGGCACGCGCTCCGGTTATGTAAGCGGCTCCTGCGTGAGGGCCAGCACATGCGTCTGGACTCGCTGCTGGAACTATCCGCAGCCTACCAGTCGCTGGCACATCATACCCAAGATCATCAAGAGGCAGTTGATTCGTTTGTTGAAAAACGAAAGCCCAATTTTCTCGACAAATAA
- a CDS encoding acyl-CoA dehydrogenase family protein has translation MRTVFREDHNMFREQARRFIEREICPHLEEWEKSGIVPKEIWRKAGEMGLLCSTVPEEYGGAGGDFGHSAVMIEELARVNATAIGFTTHSEIVAPYIVAYGTEEQKQKWLPRMVSGEIIGVIAMSEPGIGSDLRSMRTQLRRDGDQYIISGQKTFITNGGNADLVVTATKVDPASKDLTLVCVETDRDGFAKGRLLDKIGLKGQDTAELFFDDVRVPVSNRLGEENEGFGYLTHQLAWERLIIAIRAAESIDSFLDMTIGYTKERKVFGKTVFDFQNTRFKLAEIKAQATMLRVFVDNCLERVMNNDLPADVAAMAKLMGSELQGKLLDEMLQLHGGYGFMSEYRIGQAWIDARVARIYGGTSEIMKEIISRKL, from the coding sequence ATGCGTACCGTGTTCCGTGAAGATCACAATATGTTTAGAGAGCAAGCTCGCCGTTTCATCGAACGGGAGATTTGCCCGCACCTTGAAGAATGGGAAAAAAGTGGGATTGTTCCCAAGGAAATTTGGAGGAAGGCCGGCGAGATGGGCTTGCTCTGCTCAACTGTACCGGAAGAATACGGCGGAGCTGGTGGAGATTTCGGGCACTCTGCGGTGATGATTGAAGAGCTTGCAAGAGTAAATGCAACCGCTATTGGATTTACTACCCACTCAGAAATTGTAGCTCCCTATATCGTCGCTTACGGGACCGAGGAACAAAAGCAGAAGTGGCTTCCCAGAATGGTCAGTGGCGAAATTATCGGCGTCATTGCCATGAGCGAACCAGGTATTGGTAGTGATCTGAGATCGATGCGCACTCAGTTACGTCGTGATGGTGATCAATACATCATTTCAGGTCAGAAAACATTTATCACTAATGGCGGGAATGCAGACTTGGTTGTGACAGCAACCAAAGTGGACCCTGCAAGCAAGGATCTGACTCTAGTTTGCGTTGAAACCGACCGTGACGGGTTTGCGAAAGGCCGGTTGCTGGACAAGATTGGTCTAAAGGGGCAGGACACGGCGGAGTTGTTTTTTGATGATGTGCGTGTGCCAGTCTCAAACCGTCTTGGAGAGGAGAATGAAGGTTTTGGCTACCTAACACATCAGTTGGCTTGGGAACGGCTGATTATTGCCATTCGGGCAGCAGAGTCTATCGATAGCTTTTTGGATATGACTATCGGTTACACCAAAGAGCGCAAAGTGTTTGGAAAGACAGTGTTCGATTTTCAGAACACACGCTTCAAATTGGCCGAAATCAAGGCCCAAGCCACAATGCTGAGGGTCTTTGTTGATAACTGCTTGGAGCGTGTAATGAACAATGACCTTCCGGCAGATGTGGCTGCCATGGCAAAACTCATGGGTTCGGAGCTCCAGGGCAAACTGCTCGACGAAATGCTCCAGCTGCACGGCGGTTACGGGTTCATGAGTGAGTACCGAATTGGCCAAGCATGGATTGATGCTCGCGTGGCGCGCATTTATGGCGGGACTTCGGAAATAATGAAAGAAATTATCAGCCGAAAGCTCTAA
- a CDS encoding cache domain-containing protein has product MMHKVIEAVTIKLDVILKVISLQMLLVACAFGQGLPADVDGQDAKRAKALLNKAVSYYQEAGDASLAAISRQGQFTDDELYVYVVNTEGTMLASGGPSATLIGRDVSQALGESLRTEFRQALDRPETGKIYHATYRWQNWSSGRYEKKSVFYTRVDDKVFAVGYYVPRSNEKQAKELLNRVVQSINENPEETIEKINGLSPEFLQDDLYAFVIDRDSERFVAHGYNRRLVGSDFNKIRSTDKKPIGKSILEMAEANNSGKMSYLWPNPTTNSNEPKITLFRVTGKYIVAVGYYLNADDQ; this is encoded by the coding sequence ATGATGCACAAGGTTATTGAGGCAGTAACGATCAAGTTGGATGTCATTCTAAAAGTGATTTCCTTACAAATGTTGCTCGTAGCCTGTGCATTTGGGCAGGGGCTGCCGGCAGATGTTGACGGACAGGATGCTAAACGAGCAAAAGCGCTATTAAATAAGGCTGTGTCCTACTATCAAGAAGCGGGCGATGCCTCACTGGCTGCCATCAGCAGGCAAGGCCAATTTACGGATGATGAGCTGTACGTATACGTTGTCAATACGGAAGGTACGATGCTCGCAAGCGGCGGGCCCTCAGCAACCTTGATTGGCCGGGATGTTTCTCAAGCACTAGGCGAATCGCTGAGAACAGAGTTTCGGCAGGCGCTCGATCGTCCCGAGACTGGTAAGATATATCACGCTACTTATCGGTGGCAGAATTGGTCTAGTGGCCGCTATGAAAAGAAAAGTGTTTTCTACACGCGTGTTGACGATAAGGTCTTTGCAGTTGGCTATTACGTTCCTCGGTCGAATGAAAAACAAGCAAAAGAACTGTTGAATCGGGTTGTTCAATCAATCAATGAAAATCCAGAAGAAACCATTGAAAAAATAAATGGTTTGTCTCCCGAGTTTCTCCAAGATGATTTGTATGCCTTTGTTATTGATCGCGATTCAGAGCGATTTGTTGCTCACGGATATAATCGTCGATTGGTGGGAAGTGACTTCAATAAGATTCGGTCGACAGATAAAAAGCCTATCGGGAAAAGCATTTTGGAAATGGCAGAAGCGAACAATAGTGGGAAAATGTCGTATTTGTGGCCAAATCCAACGACTAACTCCAATGAGCCAAAAATAACTCTATTCAGAGTTACAGGTAAATATATAGTTGCGGTTGGATACTATTTGAACGCTGATGATCAGTAA
- the folE gene encoding GTP cyclohydrolase I FolE → MFYSEMKTLGSLRSSELKKREKVMSLENLTKQYEEILMGLDPNPSRNGLVGTPQRAAKAMQFLCRGYDQSLDEVVNGALFESDNDEMVLVKDIELYSLCEHHMLPFVGKAHVAYIPSGKVIGLSKVARIVDMFARRLQIQENLTREIAEALQSVTQADGVAVVIEARHMCMMMRGVEKQNSKMYSSVMLGAFRESVNTRQEFLQLVSRG, encoded by the coding sequence ATGTTTTATTCAGAGATGAAAACTTTGGGTTCCTTGCGAAGCTCGGAGCTGAAAAAAAGAGAAAAAGTCATGAGTCTTGAAAACCTGACCAAACAATATGAAGAAATCCTCATGGGGCTTGATCCCAATCCGTCCCGTAACGGACTAGTCGGCACTCCACAGCGTGCCGCGAAGGCAATGCAGTTTTTGTGTCGAGGTTATGATCAATCTCTGGATGAAGTCGTAAATGGGGCCTTGTTTGAGTCCGATAACGACGAAATGGTTTTGGTTAAAGACATTGAGTTGTACTCCCTGTGTGAGCATCACATGTTGCCTTTTGTGGGCAAAGCCCATGTTGCCTACATCCCTTCCGGCAAGGTTATTGGTTTATCTAAAGTTGCTCGGATTGTTGATATGTTCGCTCGACGCTTGCAGATTCAGGAGAACCTGACCAGGGAAATCGCAGAGGCTTTACAAAGTGTGACTCAGGCAGACGGCGTTGCCGTTGTTATTGAGGCCAGGCACATGTGCATGATGATGCGAGGAGTGGAAAAGCAGAACTCAAAAATGTACAGCTCAGTTATGCTCGGCGCTTTTCGTGAATCAGTAAATACACGGCAAGAGTTTCTCCAGCTCGTCAGCAGAGGGTAG
- a CDS encoding SDR family NAD(P)-dependent oxidoreductase — protein sequence MSRFSEKSFVITGGTSGIGFATALSIAKEGGRVLVTGTGQERLEAAATAHPNIEAVFNDASDFNTADRLAEEVRKRFGLIDGAFLNAGKGGGAILGEITPELYRELVDLNVGGVLFGVQALSSLVKDGGSLVLMSSLAKDKGMAGGAVYSAAKGAVRSMTRAFARELLSRRIRVNAVSPGPIHTPFFKRTGRTDEAVEQMQSAFCKSNPMGRMGTADEVASVVLFLLSDEASYVTGADYAVDGGEAQI from the coding sequence ATGTCGCGCTTTTCCGAAAAATCATTTGTTATTACCGGTGGCACTAGCGGCATTGGGTTTGCTACAGCACTCTCCATTGCTAAGGAAGGGGGGCGCGTTCTCGTCACGGGTACAGGCCAAGAGCGTCTCGAAGCTGCGGCGACGGCACATCCAAATATAGAAGCGGTCTTCAATGATGCGTCTGATTTCAACACCGCGGACCGGTTGGCTGAAGAGGTTCGAAAGAGATTTGGTTTAATTGACGGCGCGTTTTTGAACGCCGGCAAGGGCGGGGGAGCCATTTTGGGGGAAATCACCCCTGAACTCTATCGAGAGCTAGTCGATCTGAATGTCGGTGGAGTTCTTTTTGGCGTGCAGGCGTTAAGCAGTCTGGTGAAAGACGGAGGCAGCCTAGTGCTCATGTCCTCTCTCGCAAAAGATAAGGGAATGGCTGGTGGCGCGGTCTATTCAGCGGCCAAGGGAGCAGTCCGCTCGATGACCCGAGCTTTTGCTCGTGAGCTTTTGTCGCGTCGAATTCGTGTGAATGCTGTAAGTCCAGGGCCCATCCACACCCCATTTTTTAAGCGCACCGGGCGTACTGATGAGGCGGTGGAACAGATGCAATCTGCGTTTTGTAAGTCAAACCCCATGGGACGGATGGGAACGGCTGATGAAGTGGCGTCCGTGGTTCTGTTCCTATTATCGGATGAGGCTAGCTATGTTACTGGTGCCGATTATGCAGTTGATGGGGGTGAGGCCCAGATATAG
- a CDS encoding Lrp/AsnC family transcriptional regulator: protein MDTTDLKILRFLQDRPEASVSYLAEKIGLSQTPCWRRIKKLEDDGVISGRAVILDPKSLGIVIDVVAHLKVARQEEETLEALEAEVQTHPEIVECFSMSGESDYMLRVMARSIEDYENFLKKTLVHLPGVTGVNSSFVLKRVKLTTDLPI from the coding sequence ATGGACACAACAGACCTGAAAATTTTGCGCTTTCTCCAGGACCGGCCTGAGGCTTCCGTGTCGTATTTGGCCGAAAAGATAGGTCTATCTCAGACACCGTGTTGGCGCCGAATAAAGAAACTGGAAGACGATGGTGTTATCTCAGGGCGGGCAGTTATCCTGGATCCAAAGAGCTTGGGGATAGTTATCGACGTGGTCGCTCATTTAAAAGTAGCTAGGCAGGAGGAGGAAACTCTGGAAGCTCTTGAGGCGGAGGTCCAAACTCATCCCGAGATAGTCGAGTGCTTTTCAATGAGCGGAGAAAGTGATTACATGCTTCGAGTCATGGCTCGCAGTATTGAAGACTATGAGAACTTTCTGAAAAAGACCCTGGTCCATCTTCCGGGAGTTACAGGTGTCAATTCGAGCTTCGTATTAAAACGAGTCAAGTTAACCACAGACCTTCCCATTTAA
- a CDS encoding thiamine pyrophosphate-dependent enzyme: MTNSKPLHLHVPEPPARPGDKPSFSHLVIPEAGETRKPDVTDSESDMRDLPYGLVRVLDDNGAAIGPWDPGLSPDVLRKGLRSMLLTRVFDERLFRVHRQGKTSFYMKSTGEEAIGAAQSLALSQGDMCFPTYRVMSWLMARDYPLIDMVNQIFSNEKDPLKGRQLPILFSARDYGFYSLSGNVGSRFGHAVGWAMASAYKGDDKIALGYIGEGTTAEGDFHEALTFASVYRAPVILCVTNNQWAISSYSGIAGAEATTFAAKALAYGLPGLRVDGNDFLAVWSATKWAAERARNNLGATLIEFFTYRAAGHSTSDDPTKYRPADEAEHWPLGDPLERLKHHLISLGEWDDERHEALTDELSETVRAAVKEGEAVGTLGQSKPSVREMFEGVFAEPDWRVLEQRREVGI; the protein is encoded by the coding sequence ATGACTAATTCGAAACCACTTCATTTGCATGTTCCCGAGCCGCCTGCCCGCCCAGGAGACAAGCCGAGCTTCAGTCATCTTGTGATTCCAGAGGCTGGTGAAACTAGGAAGCCAGATGTCACAGACTCTGAATCGGATATGCGGGATCTGCCTTACGGACTGGTTCGTGTCCTGGACGATAATGGGGCGGCCATCGGGCCGTGGGACCCGGGGTTGTCTCCCGATGTTTTGCGCAAAGGCTTGCGGTCTATGCTTTTGACCCGGGTTTTCGACGAGAGGCTCTTCCGTGTGCATCGTCAGGGAAAAACCAGCTTTTATATGAAGTCGACGGGAGAAGAGGCCATCGGAGCGGCTCAATCACTTGCTCTGTCTCAGGGCGATATGTGTTTTCCTACATACCGGGTGATGAGCTGGTTAATGGCAAGGGATTATCCACTAATCGATATGGTTAATCAGATCTTCTCTAATGAGAAGGACCCGTTGAAAGGCAGGCAACTTCCAATTCTCTTTTCTGCCCGTGACTATGGTTTTTACTCACTTTCAGGAAATGTTGGAAGTCGATTTGGCCATGCGGTGGGTTGGGCCATGGCATCCGCCTACAAAGGCGACGATAAAATTGCCCTAGGTTACATCGGCGAGGGGACTACTGCCGAAGGTGATTTCCACGAGGCACTGACTTTCGCCTCGGTTTACAGGGCTCCTGTAATTCTCTGTGTTACTAACAATCAATGGGCGATTTCTAGCTACTCGGGCATTGCCGGTGCAGAAGCAACGACATTTGCAGCGAAAGCGCTTGCTTATGGATTACCTGGTTTGAGAGTAGATGGTAACGATTTCCTCGCTGTTTGGTCCGCGACAAAGTGGGCAGCAGAGAGGGCTAGAAACAATCTTGGTGCGACTTTGATTGAGTTCTTCACCTACCGTGCTGCTGGCCACTCCACTAGTGACGACCCGACAAAGTATAGGCCCGCAGACGAAGCAGAGCACTGGCCTCTGGGCGATCCACTCGAGCGTCTGAAACATCATCTGATCTCCCTGGGAGAGTGGGATGACGAGCGGCATGAGGCTCTGACCGATGAGTTGTCTGAAACGGTAAGGGCGGCGGTAAAAGAAGGTGAGGCCGTTGGCACTCTCGGTCAATCCAAACCCAGTGTTCGTGAAATGTTCGAAGGCGTCTTTGCAGAACCAGATTGGCGGGTGCTGGAACAGCGCCGGGAAGTGGGGATCTGA
- a CDS encoding alpha-ketoacid dehydrogenase subunit beta, whose product MAKMNMIQALNSALDVMLERDPNVLIFGEDVGYFGGVFRVTDKLQEKHGKTRCFDAPISEGGIISTAIGMGAYGLRPVAEIQFADYILPAYDQLVSEAARLRYRSGGEFWAPITVRSPYGGGIFGGQTHSQSPEAIFAHITGLKTVIPSNPYDAKGLLISSIESDDPIIFLEPKRIYNGPFDGHHERQIKSWADHPDASVPEGHYTVPLGKAATVRHGSDVTVLAYGAMVHVAKAGIEESGVDAELLDLRSIVPLDIDAIVQSVKKTGRCVILHEASRYGGFGGELSALVQERCFYHLKSPIERVAGWDTPYPHAFEWDYFPGPMRLAKALQKSMNH is encoded by the coding sequence ATGGCCAAAATGAATATGATTCAGGCGCTGAACTCAGCGCTAGATGTGATGCTTGAGAGGGATCCCAATGTTCTCATCTTCGGTGAGGATGTTGGTTACTTCGGTGGTGTTTTCCGCGTAACCGACAAGTTGCAGGAGAAGCATGGAAAAACCCGTTGCTTTGATGCTCCCATTTCTGAAGGAGGGATCATCTCAACCGCTATCGGAATGGGCGCCTATGGACTGAGGCCCGTTGCGGAAATTCAGTTTGCAGATTACATCTTACCGGCTTATGACCAATTGGTATCGGAGGCTGCTCGGTTGAGATATAGATCTGGAGGCGAATTTTGGGCGCCTATTACCGTTCGATCGCCCTATGGAGGAGGTATTTTTGGTGGTCAAACCCACAGCCAGAGCCCAGAAGCCATATTTGCGCACATTACCGGTTTGAAGACAGTCATTCCCTCGAATCCCTACGATGCGAAAGGCTTGCTCATATCATCGATTGAGTCTGACGATCCTATTATTTTTCTCGAGCCCAAGCGGATCTATAACGGTCCCTTTGATGGCCACCATGAAAGACAAATTAAAAGCTGGGCCGATCATCCGGATGCCTCTGTGCCAGAGGGACACTATACGGTTCCATTAGGTAAAGCCGCCACGGTTCGTCATGGCAGCGATGTCACTGTGCTGGCATACGGAGCAATGGTACATGTGGCTAAGGCAGGAATCGAAGAGAGTGGCGTTGATGCTGAGCTTCTAGATCTGCGCTCGATCGTTCCTCTGGATATCGACGCAATTGTTCAGTCAGTCAAAAAGACAGGTCGTTGTGTGATTCTCCATGAGGCGTCTCGTTATGGTGGGTTCGGAGGAGAGCTTTCCGCGCTTGTCCAAGAACGTTGTTTTTATCACCTCAAAAGCCCTATCGAAAGAGTCGCTGGCTGGGATACTCCATACCCACATGCATTTGAGTGGGATTATTTTCCAGGGCCCATGAGACTTGCTAAAGCATTGCAAAAGTCGATGAATCACTGA